The following proteins are encoded in a genomic region of Rubrobacter xylanophilus DSM 9941:
- a CDS encoding UxaA family hydrolase, which yields MERIFGYRRENGRVGVRNHVVVLPVDDISNAACEAVAAHIKGTLALPHAYGRLQYGEDLELHFRTIIGTGANPNVAAAVVIGIEENWTSRVVEGIARTGKPVAGFSIEGHGDLETVRRASWKAREFVQWASERRREPVELSELVVSIKCGESDTTTGLASCPTVGRVVDGLVEEGATVIFGETSELTGGEHLIAERMATPELKEEFMRTYNAYVSAIEARGADLLGSQPTQGNIAGGLSTIEEKALGNIQKTGSKEIVGVLEPAEAPQNGPGLYFMDSSSAAAEHITLMAAGGAVLHLFPTGQGNVVGHPVEPVVKISANPRTVRAMAEHIDVDVSGLLSREMTLREAGDLLMEHLVRTANGRLTSAEVLGHREFVMTRLYPSA from the coding sequence GTGGAGCGGATCTTCGGGTACCGCAGGGAGAACGGGCGGGTGGGGGTCAGGAACCACGTGGTGGTGCTGCCCGTCGACGACATCTCCAACGCCGCCTGCGAGGCCGTGGCGGCCCACATCAAGGGGACCCTGGCGCTGCCGCACGCCTACGGGCGGCTGCAGTACGGGGAGGATCTCGAGCTGCACTTCCGGACCATCATCGGGACGGGGGCCAACCCCAACGTGGCCGCGGCGGTGGTCATAGGCATCGAGGAGAACTGGACCTCCAGGGTGGTGGAGGGGATAGCGAGGACCGGCAAGCCGGTCGCGGGCTTCTCCATAGAGGGGCACGGGGATCTCGAGACCGTCCGGAGGGCCTCCTGGAAGGCCAGGGAGTTCGTGCAGTGGGCCTCGGAGAGGAGGCGGGAGCCGGTGGAGCTCTCGGAGCTCGTCGTCAGCATAAAGTGCGGCGAGTCGGACACGACCACCGGGCTCGCCTCCTGCCCGACCGTCGGGAGGGTGGTGGACGGGCTGGTGGAGGAGGGGGCCACCGTGATCTTCGGGGAGACCTCGGAGCTCACCGGCGGGGAGCACCTCATCGCCGAGCGGATGGCCACCCCCGAGCTCAAGGAGGAGTTCATGCGGACCTACAACGCGTATGTCTCCGCCATCGAGGCGCGGGGCGCGGACCTGCTCGGCTCCCAGCCCACGCAGGGCAACATCGCCGGGGGGCTCTCCACCATAGAGGAGAAGGCGCTCGGCAACATCCAGAAGACCGGGAGCAAGGAGATCGTGGGGGTTCTGGAGCCCGCCGAGGCGCCGCAAAACGGGCCCGGGCTCTACTTCATGGACTCCTCCTCGGCCGCCGCCGAGCACATCACGCTCATGGCCGCGGGGGGCGCGGTGCTGCACCTGTTCCCCACCGGGCAGGGCAACGTGGTGGGCCATCCCGTAGAGCCGGTCGTAAAGATCTCGGCCAACCCCAGGACGGTGAGGGCCATGGCCGAGCACATAGACGTGGACGTGAGCGGCCTGCTCTCGCGCGAGATGACGCTCCGGGAGGCCGGGGATCTCCTCATGGAGCACCTGGTGCGCACCGCCAACGGGCGCCTCACCTCCGCCGAGGTGCTGGGCCACAGGGAGTTCGTGATGACCCGCCTCTACCCGAGCGCCTGA
- a CDS encoding alpha-glucosidase, which produces MRGGLSGFLSGAAAALRARGSPGAAGGGIAFAKGARGGRHRLGPFTVVLGREAWSGHFVEVRHASSPGRALWRSLPGRGFLAAGRGRALFRDRRSHYAVRDRLEEAYPEQTVEGVERRGEALLELWGRLRGPSGQVGYRLSLSPASQNRLRFEAEAEGGANRLYLTYASEPGERFFGFGEQFTHLDMKGRRVPILIGEQGVGRGAQPVTLLMNLRYGSGGSWHSSYAAVPHYLTSELRSLFLENSEFSAFDLRREDRVRVEVFSGRVSGQILHGTSPAGLIEEYTAYAGRMRPLPGWILEGAVVGVQGGTGRVLEVLERLEAAGVPVAALWIQDWVGRRKTGFGDQLWWNWELDRRRYPGWERLAERLARRGIRLMTYINPFLVEVPGGGLFREARERGLLVADRRGEPYMIPITDFSAALLDLTDPEAREWIKQKIKERLLGSGASGWMADFGEGLPLDAALSSGEDATSYHNRYAEEWARLNREAIEEAGRGDAVFFTRSGYTRSPRYSTLFWLGDQLASWDRHDGIKSALTGMLSGGLSGYSLQHSDTGGYTAIDHPLARHRRSRELLLRWTEMNAFTAVLRTHEGNLPRANHQVYSDRETLRHFARLANVYAAWKPYREELVREAAETGLPVVRHPLIHHPDDPEAWGLRSQFMVGAEMMVAPVLDPGRERVEAYLPRGRWVHLWTGARCGSESCGTRETVEAPLGRPAVFYREGSGAGERLREELRRRGLLPS; this is translated from the coding sequence ATGCGCGGAGGTCTTTCAGGGTTTCTCTCGGGCGCGGCGGCGGCTCTCCGGGCGCGCGGCTCTCCGGGCGCGGCCGGGGGCGGCATCGCGTTCGCCAAGGGGGCGCGGGGCGGGCGCCACCGGCTGGGGCCGTTCACCGTGGTTTTGGGCCGCGAGGCGTGGTCCGGGCACTTCGTCGAGGTCCGGCACGCGTCCTCTCCGGGGCGGGCGCTGTGGCGCAGCCTTCCGGGCAGGGGGTTTCTGGCGGCGGGGCGCGGCCGCGCGCTGTTCAGGGACAGGAGGTCGCATTATGCGGTGCGCGACCGGCTGGAGGAGGCCTACCCGGAGCAGACGGTGGAGGGCGTGGAGCGCAGGGGGGAGGCCCTGCTCGAGCTCTGGGGGCGGCTGCGGGGGCCCTCGGGGCAGGTGGGGTACCGGCTCTCCCTCTCCCCGGCCTCGCAGAACCGGCTGCGCTTCGAGGCCGAGGCGGAGGGGGGCGCGAACCGGCTCTACCTGACCTATGCCTCGGAGCCCGGGGAGCGGTTCTTCGGCTTCGGGGAGCAGTTCACGCACCTGGACATGAAGGGCCGGCGCGTACCCATCCTCATCGGGGAGCAGGGGGTGGGGCGCGGGGCCCAGCCGGTCACCCTGCTGATGAACCTGCGGTACGGCTCGGGCGGGAGCTGGCACAGCTCCTACGCCGCCGTCCCCCACTACCTGACCAGCGAGCTGCGGTCGCTGTTTCTGGAGAACAGCGAGTTCTCGGCCTTCGACCTGCGCCGGGAGGACAGGGTGCGGGTGGAGGTCTTCTCGGGCCGGGTCTCGGGGCAGATACTGCACGGGACCTCCCCGGCGGGGCTCATAGAGGAGTACACGGCGTACGCCGGGCGGATGCGCCCGCTTCCCGGGTGGATCCTGGAGGGGGCGGTGGTCGGGGTGCAGGGCGGGACGGGGAGGGTGCTGGAGGTTCTGGAGAGGCTCGAGGCGGCCGGGGTGCCGGTGGCGGCCCTCTGGATCCAGGACTGGGTCGGGCGCAGGAAGACCGGCTTCGGGGACCAGCTCTGGTGGAACTGGGAGCTCGACCGGCGCCGGTACCCGGGCTGGGAGCGCCTGGCGGAGCGGCTCGCGCGCAGGGGCATCCGGCTCATGACCTACATCAACCCGTTCCTCGTGGAGGTTCCGGGGGGCGGGCTGTTCCGGGAGGCCAGAGAGAGGGGCCTTCTCGTCGCCGACCGGCGGGGGGAGCCGTACATGATCCCCATCACCGACTTCTCCGCCGCGCTCCTCGACCTCACCGACCCCGAGGCCCGCGAGTGGATAAAGCAGAAGATCAAAGAGCGGCTCCTCGGGAGCGGCGCGTCCGGGTGGATGGCGGACTTCGGCGAGGGGCTCCCCCTCGACGCGGCGCTCTCCTCCGGAGAGGACGCAACCTCCTACCACAACCGCTACGCCGAGGAGTGGGCGCGCCTCAACCGCGAGGCGATAGAGGAGGCCGGCAGGGGGGACGCCGTCTTCTTCACCCGCTCCGGCTACACCCGGAGCCCCCGCTACAGCACCCTGTTCTGGCTCGGGGACCAGCTCGCAAGCTGGGACCGCCACGACGGGATAAAGAGCGCCCTCACCGGGATGCTCTCCGGGGGCCTCTCCGGCTACAGCCTGCAGCACTCGGACACCGGGGGCTACACAGCCATAGACCACCCCCTGGCGAGGCACCGCCGCTCCCGGGAGCTGCTCCTGCGGTGGACGGAGATGAACGCCTTCACCGCCGTGCTGCGCACCCACGAGGGCAACCTCCCGCGGGCAAACCACCAGGTCTACTCGGACCGCGAGACCCTAAGGCACTTCGCCCGCCTCGCGAACGTCTACGCCGCCTGGAAGCCCTACCGGGAGGAGCTCGTGCGCGAGGCCGCGGAGACGGGGCTCCCCGTGGTGCGCCACCCGCTCATCCACCACCCGGACGACCCCGAGGCGTGGGGCCTGAGGAGCCAGTTCATGGTCGGGGCCGAGATGATGGTCGCCCCGGTGCTGGACCCGGGCAGGGAGCGCGTGGAGGCATACCTCCCCAGGGGGCGCTGGGTACACCTGTGGACGGGGGCGCGGTGCGGCTCCGAGTCCTGCGGGACGCGGGAGACGGTGGAGGCCCCCCTCGGGAGGCCGGCCGTCTTCTACAGGGAGGGCTCCGGGGCCGGGGAGAGGCTGCGGGAGGAGCTGCGCCGGCGCGGCCTGCTGCCGAGCTAG
- a CDS encoding L-fucose/L-arabinose isomerase family protein, protein MRETPPVRAGVLFVGRRRPGFDQEWGREVARRVRSYLEEGPLEAFPPATVTDDASLRRGVARCREAGCEVLLVLQPTMGDGRLAPLLARLWDGPVVLWATPERPEVPAVSSNSLVGTHLFASTLRQLGRPFEVVYGDPADGRLRRDLEEALRACSAARRLRGSKVGLVGHHAPGFVDLHPDPFLMSRSLGVEMVQLGLHEFVELARSFGEEEVLRDAGRVLGMGLPFAQGVGEGDLPTSSRYYLAMRRLFEEEGLDALALRCWPELPDVLGQWAYLAMVRLLEEGLPVAMEGDVDGAVCGRVGALVGAGPGYLSDWLEHDARTITLWHPGNAPLSMCEPVGGGRGPRLARHFNVPRPMVVDADLRAGEPVTLFRLWRCDGRYMLVARDARTVPPRRPLPGTNGLVELPEHLDGYRWFEELCHAGMPHHLTVLPGHNASVLRRLARQLGVRAL, encoded by the coding sequence TTGAGAGAGACGCCCCCCGTCAGAGCAGGCGTTCTGTTCGTGGGCCGCCGCCGGCCCGGCTTCGACCAGGAGTGGGGTCGCGAGGTAGCCCGGAGGGTCCGAAGCTACCTGGAGGAGGGCCCCCTCGAGGCCTTCCCCCCGGCGACCGTCACGGACGACGCCTCGCTCCGGAGGGGGGTCGCCCGCTGCCGGGAGGCCGGCTGCGAGGTGCTCCTCGTGCTGCAGCCCACGATGGGCGACGGGCGCCTCGCCCCCCTCCTCGCCCGGCTCTGGGACGGCCCGGTGGTGCTCTGGGCCACCCCCGAGCGGCCCGAGGTACCGGCGGTGAGCTCCAACTCGCTCGTCGGCACCCACCTCTTCGCCTCCACCCTCCGCCAGCTCGGCCGGCCCTTCGAGGTGGTCTACGGCGACCCCGCCGACGGGCGGCTGCGGCGCGACCTGGAAGAGGCGCTCCGGGCCTGCTCCGCCGCCCGCCGGCTCCGCGGGTCCAAGGTGGGCCTCGTCGGGCACCACGCCCCGGGCTTCGTGGACCTGCACCCCGACCCCTTCCTGATGAGCCGCTCGCTGGGGGTCGAGATGGTCCAGCTCGGGCTGCACGAGTTCGTCGAGCTCGCCCGCTCCTTCGGGGAGGAAGAGGTGCTGCGCGACGCCGGGCGGGTGCTCGGCATGGGCCTCCCGTTCGCGCAGGGGGTGGGGGAGGGGGATCTCCCCACCAGCTCCCGCTACTACCTGGCCATGCGGCGCCTCTTCGAGGAGGAGGGGCTCGACGCGCTGGCGCTCCGCTGCTGGCCCGAGCTGCCCGACGTGCTCGGCCAGTGGGCCTACCTGGCCATGGTCCGGCTCCTGGAGGAGGGGCTCCCGGTGGCCATGGAGGGCGACGTGGACGGGGCCGTCTGCGGCCGCGTCGGGGCGCTCGTCGGCGCGGGGCCCGGCTACCTCTCGGACTGGCTGGAGCACGATGCCCGCACCATCACGCTCTGGCACCCGGGAAACGCCCCCCTGAGCATGTGCGAGCCCGTAGGCGGCGGCCGCGGGCCGCGCCTGGCGAGGCACTTCAACGTGCCCAGGCCCATGGTGGTGGACGCCGACCTGCGGGCCGGGGAGCCGGTGACCCTGTTCCGTCTCTGGAGGTGCGACGGGCGCTACATGCTGGTCGCCCGGGACGCCCGCACGGTCCCGCCGCGGAGGCCGCTGCCCGGCACGAACGGCCTGGTGGAGCTCCCGGAGCACCTCGACGGTTACCGCTGGTTCGAGGAGCTGTGCCACGCGGGGATGCCGCACCACCTGACGGTGCTCCCGGGGCACAACGCCTCCGTGCTGCGCCGCCTGGCCCGCCAGCTCGGTGTCCGGGCGCTCTAG
- a CDS encoding carbohydrate kinase family protein, which translates to MTRIVSLGEVVADIYRQEATSPVELPFVARPGGAPANVAVAACRLGAEAAFVGSVGDDLFGSFILRALRAEGVDTSQVVLQRPPTRTSLAFVEISADGDREFTFYRSSPAADELLGERDVRPEALSGAAFANFGSIPLIREPVRSATLRFARLAREAGVPVAFDVNFREHLWESVEAAREVVAPLLGLAAVVKLSDDELRPLLGVEEPEEAARLLLGRGASLVFVSLGPRGAFYAGEGFSGRVPAFRVEAVDATGAGDAFLAAALVHLAGRGWGEGEVREAARRGAAAGALACTGYGAMSALPTREELERLVSASGAPG; encoded by the coding sequence GTGACCCGGATAGTCTCCCTGGGGGAGGTCGTCGCGGACATCTACCGGCAGGAGGCCACCTCGCCCGTCGAGCTGCCGTTCGTCGCCCGGCCCGGGGGGGCCCCGGCCAACGTGGCGGTGGCGGCCTGTCGCCTCGGGGCGGAGGCCGCGTTCGTAGGGTCGGTGGGCGACGACCTCTTCGGAAGCTTCATCCTGCGGGCGCTGCGGGCGGAGGGGGTGGACACCTCGCAGGTGGTCCTGCAGCGGCCGCCGACCCGCACCTCGCTGGCCTTCGTGGAGATCTCCGCCGACGGCGACCGGGAGTTCACCTTCTACCGGTCGAGCCCCGCCGCCGACGAGCTGCTCGGCGAGCGGGACGTGCGCCCGGAGGCGCTCTCCGGCGCCGCCTTCGCGAACTTCGGGAGCATCCCGCTCATCCGGGAGCCGGTCCGCTCGGCGACGCTCCGGTTCGCCCGGCTCGCCCGCGAGGCCGGCGTCCCGGTGGCCTTCGACGTGAACTTCCGGGAGCACCTGTGGGAGAGCGTGGAGGCGGCCCGCGAGGTGGTGGCGCCGCTGCTGGGGCTGGCCGCCGTGGTGAAGCTGAGCGACGACGAGCTGCGCCCGCTGCTGGGGGTGGAGGAGCCGGAGGAGGCGGCCCGGCTGCTGCTCGGCCGGGGGGCCTCCCTGGTCTTCGTCAGCCTGGGGCCCCGCGGGGCCTTCTACGCCGGGGAGGGCTTCTCCGGACGGGTGCCCGCCTTCCGGGTGGAGGCGGTGGACGCCACGGGCGCGGGGGACGCCTTTCTCGCCGCGGCGCTGGTGCACCTGGCGGGGCGCGGGTGGGGGGAGGGGGAGGTGCGCGAGGCCGCCCGGCGGGGGGCCGCCGCCGGCGCCCTCGCCTGCACCGGCTACGGGGCGATGAGCGCGCTGCCCACCCGGGAGGAGCTGGAGCGCCTTGTATCCGCTAGCGGCGCACCCGGCTAG
- a CDS encoding class I mannose-6-phosphate isomerase, with product MEAYPIKLSYHVRSYAFGDRRIPELLGKRGVPGGVVAETWEISDYRETTGRVLNGPYAGRTLHDLVEEFPDELVGKGWRGPHFPILCKFLDASRMLPVHLHAGDETAKRKYGEPNGKTEAWHILWAAEGATVLAGVREGVSREELREAFLARDYDAVMVRRGIESGDTVYVPGGVLHSFGPDTLVFEVQQTSDLGVSVMPEDLYGRPLGEEEWRANIEAALEELEPDPRPVPNPGLPLEEGDNRRVLCCAGPHFALERWTLAAAHREPPHPRRCLTLSNVGGGEVALEHAGGTEVLGRAESCLLPASIGAVRVVPEGEASLVACYVPDLQRDVIAPLREAGRSDEEIRGLGEVGL from the coding sequence ATGGAGGCGTACCCCATAAAGCTCAGCTACCACGTCCGTTCCTACGCCTTCGGGGACCGCAGGATCCCTGAGCTGCTCGGCAAGCGGGGCGTCCCCGGGGGTGTGGTGGCGGAGACCTGGGAGATCAGCGACTACCGGGAGACCACCGGGAGGGTCTTGAACGGGCCCTACGCGGGGCGGACGCTGCACGACCTCGTCGAGGAGTTTCCGGACGAGCTGGTCGGCAAGGGGTGGCGCGGGCCGCACTTCCCCATCCTCTGCAAGTTCCTCGACGCCTCCCGCATGCTCCCGGTCCACCTGCACGCCGGCGACGAGACCGCCAAGAGAAAGTACGGCGAGCCCAACGGCAAGACCGAGGCCTGGCACATCCTCTGGGCCGCCGAGGGGGCGACGGTCCTCGCGGGCGTCAGGGAGGGGGTCTCGCGCGAGGAGCTGCGCGAGGCGTTCCTGGCGCGGGACTACGACGCCGTCATGGTCCGCCGCGGGATAGAGAGCGGGGACACCGTCTACGTGCCGGGGGGCGTGCTCCACTCCTTCGGGCCGGACACCCTGGTGTTCGAGGTGCAGCAGACCTCCGACCTCGGGGTGAGCGTGATGCCCGAGGATCTCTACGGGCGCCCGCTGGGGGAGGAGGAGTGGCGGGCCAACATCGAGGCCGCCCTGGAGGAGCTGGAGCCGGACCCCCGCCCCGTGCCGAACCCCGGGCTCCCGCTCGAGGAGGGAGACAACCGCCGCGTACTCTGCTGCGCCGGGCCCCACTTCGCCCTGGAGCGCTGGACGCTCGCCGCCGCCCACCGGGAGCCCCCGCATCCCCGGCGCTGCCTGACCCTCTCCAACGTCGGGGGCGGGGAGGTGGCGCTGGAGCACGCCGGCGGGACCGAGGTGCTCGGGAGGGCCGAGAGCTGCCTGCTCCCCGCCTCCATCGGGGCGGTACGGGTGGTGCCGGAGGGGGAGGCCAGCCTGGTCGCCTGCTACGTGCCGGACCTGCAACGGGACGTGATAGCCCCGCTGCGGGAGGCCGGCCGCTCCGACGAGGAGATAAGGGGCCTCGGGGAGGTGGGGCTGTGA
- a CDS encoding UxaA family hydrolase: MHKFLIHRRGDHVGVATSDIARGERVVGVYMDDGSAVEVVAREEVPLGHKIAVERCEPGGEVIEYGVRIGLAPEGFEAGDYVHTHNLKSARW; this comes from the coding sequence TTGCACAAGTTCTTGATCCACAGGAGGGGGGACCACGTGGGGGTGGCGACCTCGGACATAGCGAGGGGGGAGAGGGTTGTGGGGGTGTACATGGACGACGGCTCGGCGGTGGAGGTGGTGGCGAGGGAGGAGGTGCCTCTGGGGCACAAGATCGCGGTGGAGAGGTGCGAGCCCGGAGGGGAGGTCATCGAGTACGGGGTGAGGATCGGGCTCGCTCCGGAGGGGTTTGAGGCCGGCGACTACGTGCACACCCACAACCTCAAGAGCGCGAGGTGGTAG
- a CDS encoding FadR/GntR family transcriptional regulator encodes MFRPVSDRRALGERVISQIADAVIRGELRPGQRLPTERELAEQFGVSRTVVRDAIKTLSGRGMLRVRQGSGIFVSTSEERLEQELALLPLEGAGLRDLFEVRKVLEAQAAEWAAQRRSSHHVERLAQILREARGHREDPAALSERDARFHVAVAESSQNLVLVRVMLTLLDLLAASRLRSLGIPGRPQLSLEQHERVLEAIERRDPQGARRAMLFHLASVEAAIFSREGGEEG; translated from the coding sequence GTGTTCAGGCCGGTCTCCGACAGGCGGGCGCTCGGCGAGCGGGTCATCTCCCAGATAGCGGACGCCGTGATCCGCGGCGAGCTCAGGCCCGGCCAGAGGCTCCCCACCGAGCGGGAGCTCGCCGAGCAGTTCGGGGTCAGCAGGACGGTGGTGCGCGACGCCATAAAGACCCTCTCCGGGCGGGGCATGCTCAGGGTGCGGCAGGGCTCGGGCATCTTCGTCTCCACCAGCGAGGAGCGTCTGGAGCAGGAGCTCGCGCTCCTGCCGCTCGAGGGGGCGGGCCTCAGGGACCTCTTCGAGGTGCGCAAGGTGCTCGAGGCCCAGGCCGCCGAGTGGGCCGCCCAGCGCAGAAGCTCCCACCACGTCGAGCGCCTCGCCCAGATCCTGCGGGAGGCCAGAGGGCACCGGGAGGACCCCGCCGCGCTCAGCGAGCGCGACGCCAGGTTCCACGTGGCGGTGGCCGAATCCTCCCAGAACCTCGTGCTCGTGCGGGTGATGCTCACGCTCTTGGACCTGCTGGCCGCCTCCCGCCTGAGATCGCTCGGCATACCGGGGAGGCCCCAGCTCTCCCTGGAGCAGCACGAGAGGGTGCTCGAGGCCATAGAGCGCAGGGACCCGCAGGGGGCGCGCAGGGCCATGCTCTTCCACCTCGCCTCCGTAGAGGCCGCCATCTTCTCGCGGGAGGGAGGCGAGGAGGGATGA
- a CDS encoding Nif3-like dinuclear metal center hexameric protein: MAPHAHQVVEAVERLAPPELAEGWDNCGLQVGDLSSEVSRVLVALTPLPEVFDEAEEEGADFLLLHHPLLFRPVRSLDTSGYPGDLVARAVRAGITVYAAHTSYDAAPGGVSEALAAALGLRGPLEVVSPRGSLRKLVVFVPEEHADGVAEALAGEGAGVIGDYTHCTFRAPGTGTFLGGEASSPAVGERGRLERVPEVRLETVVPAHLARRAVAAAKAAHPYEEVALDLYPVDGHPQDCGYGRVGRLPEPLSPEELRERVSEALGAPARLVANPSPGERVERVAALGGSGGSFLPEVAAAGAGAYVTGDLDYHDALLAESLGLAAIDAGHAPTELPALAPLARRLEELCGVPAAASRVRR, encoded by the coding sequence ATGGCGCCGCACGCACACCAGGTCGTCGAGGCGGTGGAGCGCCTCGCCCCCCCGGAGCTCGCGGAGGGGTGGGATAACTGCGGGCTGCAGGTGGGGGACCTCTCCTCGGAAGTCTCGCGGGTGCTCGTGGCCCTCACCCCGCTGCCGGAGGTCTTCGACGAGGCCGAGGAGGAGGGGGCGGACTTCCTGCTCCTGCACCACCCGCTGCTGTTCCGCCCGGTGCGCAGCCTCGACACCTCGGGCTACCCAGGGGATCTGGTGGCGCGGGCGGTGCGGGCCGGGATCACGGTCTACGCCGCCCACACCAGCTACGACGCGGCGCCGGGCGGGGTCTCCGAGGCGCTCGCCGCGGCCCTCGGCCTGCGGGGGCCGCTGGAGGTCGTCTCCCCGCGCGGCTCGCTGCGGAAGCTCGTCGTCTTCGTCCCCGAGGAGCACGCCGACGGGGTGGCGGAGGCGCTGGCGGGCGAGGGGGCCGGCGTGATCGGAGACTACACCCACTGCACCTTCCGCGCCCCCGGCACCGGCACGTTCCTCGGCGGCGAGGCCTCAAGCCCCGCGGTGGGCGAGCGGGGCCGGCTCGAGCGCGTGCCGGAGGTGCGCCTGGAGACGGTCGTTCCGGCGCACCTCGCGCGCCGGGCGGTTGCGGCGGCGAAGGCCGCCCACCCCTACGAGGAGGTCGCCCTCGACCTCTACCCGGTGGACGGGCACCCGCAAGACTGCGGCTACGGGAGGGTCGGCCGCCTGCCGGAGCCGCTCTCCCCCGAGGAGCTCCGGGAGCGCGTCTCGGAGGCGCTCGGCGCCCCCGCCCGGCTGGTGGCGAACCCGAGCCCCGGCGAGAGGGTGGAGCGCGTCGCGGCGCTCGGCGGCTCCGGCGGTTCTTTCCTCCCGGAGGTCGCGGCCGCCGGGGCCGGGGCCTACGTGACCGGCGATCTGGACTACCACGACGCCCTGCTGGCCGAGTCCCTCGGGCTCGCCGCCATAGACGCCGGGCACGCCCCCACGGAGCTGCCCGCGCTCGCGCCCCTGGCGCGCCGGCTCGAGGAGCTCTGCGGCGTCCCGGCCGCCGCTAGCCGGGTGCGCCGCTAG
- a CDS encoding diphosphate--fructose-6-phosphate 1-phosphotransferase — protein MSRPRLAVGQAGGPTAVMNASLLGFLEGCPPGAEIWGVLDGFRGLVEGDLARLPPGCVDRRLYLSPGAWLGAGRRPLGEGDPERCVERLAARGVRGLAMVGGNGTMWACARIEEAARRAGYGLAVVGIPKTVDNDLAGTDHAPGFPSAARYVAAVVRDIGADLEAMRGFESVRVLETMGRNAGWLALSAGYLRREPSDPPHLIYVPERPFDPDAFLGDVEAAVRAHGFVVAVVSEGLVRRPREEGLRRPVIGGVAPELARRVEEALGLPSRGELLGMGQRSFSLAASPLDREEARALGNRAARMLLEGRSGLMPALRRLPGRRYRVAVEEVPFGRVAGAERPLPPRWVVPPQEVPQGFRGWLAPLVGEDLAPHPPPLVRRLRGAAAGREGRSES, from the coding sequence GTGAGCCGTCCCCGGCTCGCAGTGGGCCAGGCCGGGGGCCCGACCGCGGTGATGAACGCCAGCCTGCTCGGTTTTCTGGAGGGCTGCCCGCCCGGGGCGGAAATCTGGGGGGTTCTGGACGGCTTCCGGGGCCTCGTCGAGGGCGACCTCGCCCGCCTGCCGCCGGGGTGCGTAGACCGGCGGCTGTACCTCTCGCCCGGCGCCTGGCTCGGCGCGGGGCGCCGCCCGCTCGGCGAGGGCGACCCGGAGCGCTGCGTGGAGCGCCTGGCGGCCCGCGGGGTCCGCGGGCTCGCCATGGTCGGGGGCAACGGCACCATGTGGGCCTGCGCCAGGATAGAGGAGGCCGCCCGGAGGGCCGGGTACGGCCTCGCGGTGGTCGGCATCCCCAAGACCGTGGACAACGACCTCGCCGGCACCGACCACGCCCCCGGTTTCCCGAGCGCCGCCCGCTACGTGGCCGCGGTGGTCCGGGACATCGGGGCGGACCTGGAGGCGATGCGGGGCTTCGAGTCGGTGCGGGTGCTCGAGACCATGGGCCGGAACGCAGGCTGGCTGGCGCTGAGCGCCGGCTATCTGCGGCGCGAGCCGAGCGACCCGCCGCACCTGATCTACGTCCCCGAGCGGCCCTTCGACCCGGACGCCTTTCTGGGGGACGTGGAGGCGGCCGTGCGCGCCCACGGCTTCGTGGTGGCGGTGGTGAGCGAGGGGCTCGTCCGGCGCCCCCGCGAGGAGGGCCTGCGGCGGCCCGTGATCGGCGGGGTCGCCCCCGAGCTGGCCCGCCGGGTCGAGGAGGCCCTGGGGCTGCCTTCCCGCGGGGAGCTGCTGGGGATGGGCCAGCGCAGCTTCTCCCTGGCCGCCTCCCCCCTCGACCGGGAGGAGGCCCGCGCGCTCGGGAACCGGGCCGCCCGGATGCTCCTGGAGGGCCGCTCCGGCCTGATGCCCGCGCTCCGCCGCCTGCCGGGCCGGCGGTACCGGGTCGCCGTGGAGGAGGTCCCCTTCGGCCGGGTGGCGGGCGCCGAGCGCCCCCTCCCGCCCCGCTGGGTGGTCCCCCCGCAGGAGGTTCCCCAGGGCTTCCGGGGCTGGCTCGCCCCGCTCGTCGGCGAAGATCTCGCGCCGCACCCCCCGCCGCTCGTCCGGCGCCTCCGGGGGGCGGCCGCAGGCAGGGAAGGGAGGTCCGAGAGTTGA